In Amphiura filiformis unplaced genomic scaffold, Afil_fr2py scaffold_22, whole genome shotgun sequence, one genomic interval encodes:
- the LOC140143520 gene encoding uncharacterized protein — MFNSVNPPALPVVTFKKAVYAVDEGSTVTLTITRGDDGSPTPTHVALKITLLNAANEDFILDVLAVSVYSCGEQTLEVSGLSDDIKENLELFMISIVENAALYNIGKHSVATVYVTDINSLLCPLGYCLNGGECFDTDTTIYCQCADGYEGDQCERPTVLCPLGYCLNGGECFDTDTTIYCQCADGYEGDQCERPTGLSSGAIAAISVGAIIGLITIAAAVTCCLRMVYTRVSAPKSPSSTANPGFPPINNPNFGNMLTNSNAILADGTSLQYPYQPNIY, encoded by the exons ATGTTTAATTCCGTAA ATCCACCAGCATTACCGGTCGTGACTTTTAAGAAGGCAGTTTACGCTGTTGATGAAGGCTCCACAGTGACACTAACAATAACTCGAGGAGATGATGGAAGCCCAACACCGACACATGTGG CGTTGAAAATAACGCTGTTAAATGCAGCTAACGAAGACTTCATACTTGATGTTCTGGCCGTGAGTGTATACAGCTGTGGAGAGCAAACTCTGGAAGTATCTGGTCTCTCGGATGATATTAAGGAGAATCTGGAATTATTTATGATATCCATCGTGGAAAATGCCGCACTGTACAATATCGGAAAACATTCCGTAGCAACAGTGTATGTTACTGATATCAATTCAC TGCTTTGTCCTCTTGGTTATTGTCTGAATGGGGGCGAATGCTTTGACACAGATACCACTATTTACTGCCA ATGTGCTGATGGTTATGAGGGTGATCAGTGTGAACGACCTACAG TGCTTTGTCCTCTTGGTTATTGTCTGAATGGGGGCGAATGCTTTGACACAGATACCACTATTTACTGCCA ATGTGCTGATGGTTATGAGGGTGATCAGTGTGAACGACCTACAG GTTTATCAAGTGGAGCTATCGCCGCTATTTCTGTGGGAGCTATAATAGGCTTAATCACCATCGCTGCTGCTGTAACTTGCTGTCTAAGGATGGTATATACCCGGGTATCTGCACCAAAGTCACCTAGTTCTACAGCAAATCCAGGATTTCCACCTATTAATAATCCAAATTTCGGGAATATGTTGACGAACTCCAATGCTATACTAGCGGATGGAACATCG CTACAGTATCCTTACCAGCCTAATATCTACTAA